In a genomic window of Chaetodon trifascialis isolate fChaTrf1 chromosome 8, fChaTrf1.hap1, whole genome shotgun sequence:
- the opn7d gene encoding opsin 7, group member d, whose product MGNASDISAVFASTISKEHDILMGSLYSAFCVLSLMGNCILLLVAYHKRSTLKPAEFFIINLSISDLGMTLSLFPLAIPSAFSHRWLFGETVCQLYAMCGVLFGLCSLTNLTALSFVCCLKVCFPNHGNKFSSLHARLLVVGVWCYASVFAVGPLAQWGHYGAEPYGTACCIDWHAPNHELSALSYIICLFVFCYALPCTVIFLSYTFILLTVRGSRQAVQQHVSPQTKTTNAHALIVKLSVAVCIGFLGAWSPYAVVAMWAAFGDATRVPPDAFALAAIFAKSSTIYNPMVYLLCKPNFRECLYRDTSVLRQRFYRGSPQSDPKERFGSTSQRNKDTSISTRFSNGQQESYGACLHCTDNAELCHVTTPQRTACILTGSTYREVTVSRLPAKPQADLL is encoded by the exons ATGGGAAATGCTTCAGACATATCTGCTGTGTTTGCCTCCACCATCTCCAAGGAGCACGACATCCTCATGGGTTCGCTCTACAGCGCGTTCT GTGTGCTGTCCCTCATGGGCAACTGCATCCTGCTACTTGTTGCGTATCACAAGCGGTCGACCTTGAAGCCGGCGGAGTTCTTCATCATCAATCTCTCTATCAGCGACCTTGGGATGACGCTGTCTTTATTCCCATTGGCAATACCATCAGCTTTTTCACACAG gtggcTGTTTGGAGAAACCGTCTGTCAGCTCTATGCTATGTGTGGAGTGCTGTTTGGTCTGTGCAGCTTGACCAACCTCACAGCCCTCTCCTTCGTGTGCTGCCTTAAAGTCTGTTTCCCTAACCACG GTAACAAGTTCTCCTCGTTGCACGCCCGCCTCCTGGTGGTTGGAGTGTGGTGTTACGCATCTGTGTTCGCCGTCGGGCCCTTGGCTCAGTGGGGACATTACGGCGCCGAACCTTACGGCACAGCCTGCTGCATTGACTGGCATGCACCCAACCACGAGCTTTCCGCTTTGTCTTACATCATCTGCCTTTTCGTCTTTTGCTACGCGCTGCCCTGCAccgtcatcttcctctcctACACGTTCATCCTGCTGACAGTGCGGGGGTCACGTCAGGCCGTCCAGCAGCATGTGTCACCGCAGACCAAGACCACCAATGCACACGCTCTCATTGTCAAG CTGTCAGTAGCCGTATGTATCGGCTTCCTGGGTGCCTGGAGCCCATACGCTGTTGTGGCCATGTGGGCCGCTTTCGGAGACGCCACCCGGGTTCCTCCTGATGCGTTCGCCCTTGCCGCCATATTTGCCAAGTCGTCCACCATCTACAACCCTATGGTCTACCTGCTTTGCAAGCCAAACTTTCGAGAGTGTCTCTACAGAGACACGTCTGTGTTGCGACAGAGGTTCTACCGGGGAAGCCCGCAGTCAGATCCGAAAGAACGCTTCGGATCCACCTCGCAGCGCAACAAGGACACGAGCATCTCCACGCGCTTTTCGAATGGACAGCAGGAGAGCTACGGGGCCTGtctgcactgcactgacaaTGCAGAGCTGTGTCATGTGACCACTCCCCAAAGGACTGCCTGCATCCTGACTGGATCCACCTACAGAGAGGTGACAGtcagccggctcccagccaaACCACAGGCTGATTTACTCTAG
- the rad21l1 gene encoding double-strand-break repair protein rad21-like protein 1 codes for MFYTQLFTSKRGPLAKIWLAAHWERKLTKAHVFECNLEATIRDIISPKMKIGLRTSGHLLIGVVRIYSRKAKYLLADCSDALVQIKIAFRPDQTDMPMEGLEATVKAITLIEDFSSFDAQLPAPSDIDVMDHFSLNQSRSEEITLKEDFRNDFLNLVDFGDESQIHRSGLLDMSLQSLTQHGDAFGDEDKGFDLLDFLTNFSDHAESTAFIPEEPQKGNPEIPSLSHQQDADTMEVETPALSETTLIANEEKAFALEPVAITPNSERKKWKRRRKLVVDQTKELSSESIREQLSDYSDLIGPFDMAPPTLQLMQWKESGGADKLFAQPCSAVAAPQINELFAQSIFQVKYNVCEEVEMMRQDGQEVQRDISALTTSNISVPDSPADPERTHATEPMVLYHTNDSRHGNYSELTQGENMSEFTHPELPSEDSMFVHPSFMKQEAQTASLHTQPMLDSQDFENRRISKLAQKLLNSMKSNNDTTLSLEALCEGGTRSQAATTFFCLLVLKHQKALDLHQRAPYEDIFATPGPNFGNRKQFQI; via the exons ATGTTCTATACTCAACTCTTCACGTCCAAGCGGGGGCCTCTTGCCAAAATCTGGTTGGCAGCGCACTGGGAGAGGAAACTCACAAAGGCCCATGTATTTGAATGCAATTTGGAAGCAACCATCAGAGACATAATTTCCCCAAAG ATGAAAATTGGGCTGCGGACATCTGGTCATCTGCTCATTGGTGTGGTCAGGATCTATTCGAGAAAAGCAAAGTATCTCCTTGCAGACTGCAGTGATGCCTTGGTTCAAATTAAAATTGCATTCAGACCAG ATCAGACAGATATGCCTATGGAGGGACTTGAGGCTACAGTAAAGGCAATTACCTTAATTGAAGATTTCTCTTCCTTTGATGCCCAGCTGCCAGCCCCAAG TGACATAGATGTCATGGACCACTTTTCACTGAACCAGAGTCGATCGGAGGAAATCACTCTGAAAGAGGATTTTAGAAACGACTTTCTGAACTTGGTAGATTTTG GAGATGAGTCCCAGATTCACAGGTCTGGGCTGCTGGATATGAGCCTCCAGAGCCTGACTCAACATGGAGACGCCTTTGGGGATGAGGACAAAGGGTTTGACCTCCTTG ACTTTCTGACAAACTTCAGCGATCATGCTGAGTCCACTGCGTTCATCCCTGAAGAGCCTCAAAAGGGAAATCCAGAGATCCCTTCACTCAGTCATCAACAAG ATGCTGACACAATGGAGGTGGAGACCCCCGCACTGAGTGAGACCACCCTGATAGCTAATGAGGAAAAGGCCTTTGCCCTTGAACCTGTGGCCATCACCC caaactcagagaggaagaaatggaagAGAAGACGCAAGTTGGTTGTGGACCAGACGAAAGAGCTGAGCAGTGAATCCATCAGAGAGCAGCTTTCTGACTATTCAGATCTGATCGGGCCCTTTGATATGGCCCCACCAACCCTGCAGCTCATGCAGTGGAAGGAGAGCGGAGGTGCAGACAAACTCTTTGCACAGCCGTGTTCTGCTGTGGCAGCTCCACAGATAAACGAG ctgttCGCGCAGAGTATTTTCCAGGTGAAATATAATGTGTGTGAGGAGGTTGAGATGATGCGCCAGGATGGACAAGAAG TTCAGAGGGACATAAGCGCCCTGACCACAAGCAACATCAGTGTCCCAGATTCACCAGCAGACCCTGAGAGGACACACGCCACTGAGCCGATGGTCCTTTATCACACGAATGACAGTCGACATGGGAATTACTCTGAGCTCACGCAA GGTGAAAATATGTCCGAGTTCACTCATCCAGAACTTCCATCTGAAGATTCCATGTTTGTCCATCCATCTTTCATGAAGCAGGAGGCTCAGACAGCTTCCCTCCACACTCAG CCTATGCTGGACAGCCAGGACTTTGAGAACAGGAGGATAAGCAAGCTTGCACAGAAGCTCCTGAACTCTATGAAA agcaACAATGACACCACGCTCAGCCTGGAGGCGCTCTGCGAAGGAGGCACTCGCTCACAGGCTGCAACCACTTTCTTCTGCCTCCTGGTCCTGAAACATCAAAAAGCCCTTGACCTGCACCAGAGGGCGCCCTATGAGGACATCTTCGCCACACCTGGGCCCAACTTcggaaacagaaaacagtttcaGATATGA
- the LOC139335262 gene encoding syntaphilin — MSLTPSRKPSSGQRRRSVGTGGGSGRYSHSDTSSTHTYPGRVRAAEGSPTARTYPSTPRRQAKHTACSDNHGIRPPTPEQYLTPLQQKEVCIRHLRARLRDNVERLQHRDCEIDELRAQLYRMQEDWIEEECHRVEAQLALKEARKEIQHLQEVVESVRSNLSVREDPHDHKPYSGLQGPQPGGKSRSCGCSPASTLSRGSTYTRLSSEALQLERSSNAPESSRVSRPAGQTHLLLEAALLSEQLPPQGHMRGPPSVPRSSTYERLCSGGAVLPISHSCHTLSSTCKCSGHTYHPHHHLFLHLPQEEPPVTTAAAAVPASDPIPTPTPAAEKKPEVRSQACSPTMTWLCEESGAEELSVVSLATVDITPPEPHLFPSSLPPLSPLVHSYSSEPLPPDKPVEVSTTPAEPHTCQPHPAAPLPVRQEATALEIEEDSVDEPEGTNEDGYSPQLCHWSRYFLVDLLALAMPVVPTMAWLCRGAQHEVMPVYHIGSLLRGCCAVALHSLRRRGAGRGRRPASMNGTTPI, encoded by the exons ATGTCTCTCACTCCGAGTCGAAAACCCTCCTCAGGTCAGCGCAG GCGCTCAGTGGGCACTGGAGGCGGCAGCGGGCGATATTCCCACAGTGACACATCCAGTACCCACACCTACCCGGGTCGGGTTAGGGCAGCAGAGGGCAGCCCCACAGCCCGGACGTATCCGAGCACACCCAG GCGTCAGGCAAAGCACACAGCCTGCAGCGACAACCATGGGATCAGGCCTCCAACCCCGGAGCAGTACCTCACACCTCTGCAGCAGAAGGAGGTGTGTATACGACACCTGCGAGCCAGACTGAGGGACAATGTGGAGAGACTGCAGCACAG AGACTGTGAAATAGATGAATTGAGGGCCCAGCTGTACAGGATGCAGGAAGACTGGATAGAAGAGGAATGTCACCGTGTTGAAGCCCAGTTAGCCCTGAAAGAGGCCCGCAAAGAGATCCAGCACCTTCAGGAGGTGGTTGAGTCAGTGAGGTCCAACCTGAGTGTCCGTGAAGACCCCCATGACCACAAGCCATACTCAGGGTTGCAGGGGCCTCAACCAGGAGGGAAGTCTCGCTCCTGCGGCTGCTCCCCGGCCAGCACTTTGAGCCGCGGCAGCACCTACACGCGACTGAGCAGCGAGGCTCTGCAGCTGGAGCGCAGCTCAAATGCTCCCGAGTCGAGCAGAGTGTCTCGCCCGGCAGGACAAACCCACCTGCTCCTGGAGGCGGCCCTCCTGTCAGAGCAGCTGCCACCGCAGGGCCACATGCGAGGCCCCCCATCTGTGCCGCGCTCTTCCACCTACGAAAGGCTGTGCAGCGGGGGGGCGGTTCTGCCCATCTCACACTCCTGCCACACTCTCAGTAGCACCTGCAAGTGCAGTGGCCACACCTACCACCCCCATCATCACTTGTTCCTGCACTTACCTCAGGAGGAGCCCCCGGTAACAACGGCAGCTGCCGCCGTCCCTGCTTCAGATCCCATCCCCACTCCCactcctgcagcagagaagaagccAGAGGTGCGCTCCCAGGCCTGCAGCCCGACCATGACCTGGCTGTGCGAGGAAAGTGGTGCCGAAGAGCTGAGCGTCGTTTCTTTAGCCACAGTAGACATCACCCCCCCTGAGCCACATCTGTTTCCATCTTCCTTACCTCCTTTGTCCCCTCTCGTGCATTCATACAGTTCAGAGCCGCTACCGCCCGACAAACCAGTGGAGGTAAGCACGACGCCAGCAGAGCCCCACACCTGCCAGCCCCACCCTGCAGCTCCACTTCCTGTGAGACAGGAAGCTACAGCGCTGGAGATAGAAGAAGACAGCGTGGATGAACCTGAGGGTACAAATGAAGATGGGtattctcctcagctctgccaCTGGAGCCGCTACTTCCTCGTAGATCTGTTGGCTTTGGCAATGCCAGTGGTCCCAACCATGGCGTGGCTGTGTCGAGGGGCGCAGCACGAAGTCATGCCGGTGTATCACATCGGGTCCCTGCTGAGAGGCTGCTGCGCCGTGGCCCTCCACTCACTTCGGCGCCGGGGTGCAGGCAGAGGACGCAGGCCTGCCAGCATGAATGGAACAACACCAATCTGA
- the fkbp1aa gene encoding FKBP prolyl isomerase 1Aa gives MGVEIETLTPGDGQTFPKKGQRVVVHYVGTLANGKVFDSSRSRDKPFKFKIGHQEVIRGWEEGVAQMSVGQRAKLICSPDFAYGSKGHPGIIPPNATLTFDVELISLEA, from the exons ATGGGTGTAGAGATTGAGACCTTAACTCCGGGCGATG GACAGACGTTTCCCAAGAAGGGGCAGCGCGTCGTGGTGCACTATGTCG GCACACTGGCAAATGGGAAAGTGTTTGACTCTTCGAGGTCCAGGGACAAGCCGTTCAAATTCAAGATCGGACACCAGGAGGTTATTCGTGGATGGGAAGAAGGAGTAGCCCAG ATGAGTGTGGGTCAGCGGGCGAAGCTGATTTGCTCGCCGGACTTTGCGTATGGCAGCAAAGGGCACCCAGGGATCATCCCACCAAACGCCACTCTCACCTTCGACGTGGAGCTCATCAGTCTGGAAGCCTGA